The following are encoded in a window of Ictalurus punctatus breed USDA103 chromosome 13, Coco_2.0, whole genome shotgun sequence genomic DNA:
- the pyyb gene encoding peptide YYb: protein MKSWLAPVAVVLCVLVCVAEAYPPKPEPPAGDAGPEELAKYHTALRHYINLITRQRYGKRSSPQVEMAELLFGDEEQDVRPRMDDGLTW, encoded by the exons ATGAAGTCTTGGTTGGCGCCCGTAGCCGTGGTGctgtgtgtcctggtgtgtgtggcGGAGGCATACCCGCCCAAACCCGAACCTCCGGCGGGAGACGCGGGACCCGAGGAGCTGGCCAAGTATCACACGGCGCTGCGCCACTACATCAACCTGATCACCAGGCAGAG atatgGGAAGAGATCCTCTCCTCAGGTAGAGATGGCCGAGCTGCTCTTCGGTGATGAGGAACAGGACGTGAGGCCGCG AATGGATGACGGTTTGACCTGGTAG
- the mpp2b gene encoding MAGUK p55 subfamily member 2b isoform X4, whose amino-acid sequence MPVASSSSDSAMHSVLDTLSDSTGSTMANDLDLIFLKGIMESPVAHEQFEEPKLEAVRENNVELVQDILKDLTPLTQQSQAAHELARILSEPHFQSLLETHDSVASKSYETPPPSPCVFMDPAFNNQPVPPDAVRMVGIRKVSGEHLGVTFRVEGGELVIARILHGGMIDQQGLLHVGDIIKEVNGKEVGSDPKVLQDMLKEASGSVVLKILPSYQEPHTPRQAFVKCHFDYDPAHDNLIPCKEAGLRFHSGEILQIFNQDDPNWWQACHLEGGSAGLIPSQLLEEKRKAFVKRDLELNTAGPLCAGMGGKKKKRMMYLTTKNAEFDRHELLIYEEVAKVPPFRRKTLVLIGAQGVGRRNLKNKLLMSQPHRYGTTTPYTSRKPKVDEKEGQMYLFMSRSEMEADIKSGRFLEHGEYDSNLYGTKINSIHEVIESGKVCILDVNPQALKVLRTAEFLPYVVFIEAPDFEVLKDMNRSAIEARVVTKQLTDCELKRTVEESERIQRAYGHYFDLTIVNDNLDAAYRSLKAALERLSAEHQWVPVSWVF is encoded by the exons ATGCCTGTTGCATCATCCAGCTCTGACTCAG CGATGCACAGCGTCCTGGACACACTGAGCGACAGCACCGGCTCCACCATGGCCAACGATCTGGACCTCATCTTCCTGAAGGGCATCATGGAGAGTCCTGTG GCCCACGAGCAGTTCGAGGAGCCGAAGCTGGAGGCAGTGAGGGAGAACAACGTGGAACTGGTGCAGGACATCCTGAAAGATCTCACACCGCTCACCCAACAAAGCCAGGCAGCACACGAACTTGCCCGCATACTCAGTGAGCCACACTTTCAg TCCCTGCTGGAAACGCACGACTCTGTAGCCTCCAAAAGCTACGAGACTCCACCACCCAGCCCCTGTGTCTTCATGGACCCTGCCTTCAACAACCAGCCCGTCCCTCCCGATGCTGTCAGGATGGTCGGCATACGCAAAGTCTCCGGAGAACATCTG GGCGTGACGTTCCGCGTGGAGGGCGGAGAGCTGGTGATCGCACGCATCCTGCATGGCGGTATGATCGATCAGCAGGGCCTCCTGCACGTCGGTGACATCATCAAAGAGGTCAACGGGAAGGAGGTGGGCAGCGACCCCAAAGTGCTGCAGGACATGCTAAAGGAGGCCAGCGGCAGTGTCGTGCTTAAGATCCTGCCCAGTTACCAGGAACCGCACACACCCCGCCAG GCGTTCGTGAAATGCCACTTCGATTACGACCCCGCTCACGATAATCTGATCCCCTGCAAGGAGGCTGGACTTCGGTTCCACAGCGGCGAAATCCTGCAGATCTTCAACCAGGATGACCCGAACTGGTGGCAG GCGTGTCACCTGGAGGGCGGCAGCGCGGGTCTCATCCCCAGCCAGCTGCTtgaggagaagagaaaagcGTTCGTAAAGAGAGACCTGGAGCTAAACACGGCAG GACCTCTGTGTGCAGGCATGGgtgggaagaagaagaagagaatgatGTACCTGACCACCAAGAATGCAG aGTTTGACCGACACGAGCTGCTGATCTACGAGGAAGTGGCGAAAGTGCCGCCGTTCCGGAGAAAGACCCTGGTGCTGATCGGCGCCCAGGGAGTCGGACGGCGGAACCTGAAAAACAAGCTGCTGATGTCACAACCTCATCGCTACGGCACAACGACACCCT ACACGTCCCGTAAGCCCAAAGTGGACGAGAAGGAGGGACAGATGTACCTGTTCATGTCGCGCAGCGAGATGGAGGCGGACATCAAGAGCGGCCGCTTCCTGGAGCACGGCGAGTACGACAGTAACCTGTACGGCACCAAGATCAACTCCATCCACGAGGTTATCGAGTCCGGAAAGGTCTGCATCCTGGACGTCAACCCGCAG GCTCTCAAAGTGCTGCGGACAGCGGAGTTCCTGCCCTACGTCGTGTTCATCGAAGCCCCTGACTTCGAAGTGCTCAAGGACATGAACAGATCTGCGATCGAGGCCAGAGTCGTCACCAAACAGCTCACT gaCTGCGAGCTGAAGAGGACGGTGGAGGAGAGCGAGAGGATCCAGAGAGCTTACGGTCACTACTTCGACCTCACCATCGTCAACGATAACCTGGATGCCGCGTATCGCAGCCTGAAGGCGGCGCTAGAGAGACTGAGCGCCGAGCACCAGTGGGTTCCTGTGAGCTGGGTTTTCTGA
- the mpp2b gene encoding MAGUK p55 subfamily member 2b isoform X1: protein MGGGERARGREGESDGGSMAGSLFNRLSLEEAGSLNSLRSPGGEAMHSVLDTLSDSTGSTMANDLDLIFLKGIMESPVAHEQFEEPKLEAVRENNVELVQDILKDLTPLTQQSQAAHELARILSEPHFQSLLETHDSVASKSYETPPPSPCVFMDPAFNNQPVPPDAVRMVGIRKVSGEHLGVTFRVEGGELVIARILHGGMIDQQGLLHVGDIIKEVNGKEVGSDPKVLQDMLKEASGSVVLKILPSYQEPHTPRQAFVKCHFDYDPAHDNLIPCKEAGLRFHSGEILQIFNQDDPNWWQACHLEGGSAGLIPSQLLEEKRKAFVKRDLELNTAGPLCAGMGGKKKKRMMYLTTKNAEFDRHELLIYEEVAKVPPFRRKTLVLIGAQGVGRRNLKNKLLMSQPHRYGTTTPYTSRKPKVDEKEGQMYLFMSRSEMEADIKSGRFLEHGEYDSNLYGTKINSIHEVIESGKVCILDVNPQALKVLRTAEFLPYVVFIEAPDFEVLKDMNRSAIEARVVTKQLTDCELKRTVEESERIQRAYGHYFDLTIVNDNLDAAYRSLKAALERLSAEHQWVPVSWVF from the exons ATGGGAGGAGGAGAGCGAGCGCGAGGCAGAGAAGGCGAGAGCGACGGAGGAAGCATGGCTGGGAGTCTCTTTAACAGGCTGTCTCTGGAGGAGGCTGGCTCTCTTAACTCTCTCAGGAGCCCAGGAggtgagg CGATGCACAGCGTCCTGGACACACTGAGCGACAGCACCGGCTCCACCATGGCCAACGATCTGGACCTCATCTTCCTGAAGGGCATCATGGAGAGTCCTGTG GCCCACGAGCAGTTCGAGGAGCCGAAGCTGGAGGCAGTGAGGGAGAACAACGTGGAACTGGTGCAGGACATCCTGAAAGATCTCACACCGCTCACCCAACAAAGCCAGGCAGCACACGAACTTGCCCGCATACTCAGTGAGCCACACTTTCAg TCCCTGCTGGAAACGCACGACTCTGTAGCCTCCAAAAGCTACGAGACTCCACCACCCAGCCCCTGTGTCTTCATGGACCCTGCCTTCAACAACCAGCCCGTCCCTCCCGATGCTGTCAGGATGGTCGGCATACGCAAAGTCTCCGGAGAACATCTG GGCGTGACGTTCCGCGTGGAGGGCGGAGAGCTGGTGATCGCACGCATCCTGCATGGCGGTATGATCGATCAGCAGGGCCTCCTGCACGTCGGTGACATCATCAAAGAGGTCAACGGGAAGGAGGTGGGCAGCGACCCCAAAGTGCTGCAGGACATGCTAAAGGAGGCCAGCGGCAGTGTCGTGCTTAAGATCCTGCCCAGTTACCAGGAACCGCACACACCCCGCCAG GCGTTCGTGAAATGCCACTTCGATTACGACCCCGCTCACGATAATCTGATCCCCTGCAAGGAGGCTGGACTTCGGTTCCACAGCGGCGAAATCCTGCAGATCTTCAACCAGGATGACCCGAACTGGTGGCAG GCGTGTCACCTGGAGGGCGGCAGCGCGGGTCTCATCCCCAGCCAGCTGCTtgaggagaagagaaaagcGTTCGTAAAGAGAGACCTGGAGCTAAACACGGCAG GACCTCTGTGTGCAGGCATGGgtgggaagaagaagaagagaatgatGTACCTGACCACCAAGAATGCAG aGTTTGACCGACACGAGCTGCTGATCTACGAGGAAGTGGCGAAAGTGCCGCCGTTCCGGAGAAAGACCCTGGTGCTGATCGGCGCCCAGGGAGTCGGACGGCGGAACCTGAAAAACAAGCTGCTGATGTCACAACCTCATCGCTACGGCACAACGACACCCT ACACGTCCCGTAAGCCCAAAGTGGACGAGAAGGAGGGACAGATGTACCTGTTCATGTCGCGCAGCGAGATGGAGGCGGACATCAAGAGCGGCCGCTTCCTGGAGCACGGCGAGTACGACAGTAACCTGTACGGCACCAAGATCAACTCCATCCACGAGGTTATCGAGTCCGGAAAGGTCTGCATCCTGGACGTCAACCCGCAG GCTCTCAAAGTGCTGCGGACAGCGGAGTTCCTGCCCTACGTCGTGTTCATCGAAGCCCCTGACTTCGAAGTGCTCAAGGACATGAACAGATCTGCGATCGAGGCCAGAGTCGTCACCAAACAGCTCACT gaCTGCGAGCTGAAGAGGACGGTGGAGGAGAGCGAGAGGATCCAGAGAGCTTACGGTCACTACTTCGACCTCACCATCGTCAACGATAACCTGGATGCCGCGTATCGCAGCCTGAAGGCGGCGCTAGAGAGACTGAGCGCCGAGCACCAGTGGGTTCCTGTGAGCTGGGTTTTCTGA
- the mpp2b gene encoding MAGUK p55 subfamily member 2b isoform X2 codes for MGGGERARGREGESDGGSMAGSLFNRLSLEEAGSLNSLRSPGAMHSVLDTLSDSTGSTMANDLDLIFLKGIMESPVAHEQFEEPKLEAVRENNVELVQDILKDLTPLTQQSQAAHELARILSEPHFQSLLETHDSVASKSYETPPPSPCVFMDPAFNNQPVPPDAVRMVGIRKVSGEHLGVTFRVEGGELVIARILHGGMIDQQGLLHVGDIIKEVNGKEVGSDPKVLQDMLKEASGSVVLKILPSYQEPHTPRQAFVKCHFDYDPAHDNLIPCKEAGLRFHSGEILQIFNQDDPNWWQACHLEGGSAGLIPSQLLEEKRKAFVKRDLELNTAGPLCAGMGGKKKKRMMYLTTKNAEFDRHELLIYEEVAKVPPFRRKTLVLIGAQGVGRRNLKNKLLMSQPHRYGTTTPYTSRKPKVDEKEGQMYLFMSRSEMEADIKSGRFLEHGEYDSNLYGTKINSIHEVIESGKVCILDVNPQALKVLRTAEFLPYVVFIEAPDFEVLKDMNRSAIEARVVTKQLTDCELKRTVEESERIQRAYGHYFDLTIVNDNLDAAYRSLKAALERLSAEHQWVPVSWVF; via the exons ATGGGAGGAGGAGAGCGAGCGCGAGGCAGAGAAGGCGAGAGCGACGGAGGAAGCATGGCTGGGAGTCTCTTTAACAGGCTGTCTCTGGAGGAGGCTGGCTCTCTTAACTCTCTCAGGAGCCCAGGAg CGATGCACAGCGTCCTGGACACACTGAGCGACAGCACCGGCTCCACCATGGCCAACGATCTGGACCTCATCTTCCTGAAGGGCATCATGGAGAGTCCTGTG GCCCACGAGCAGTTCGAGGAGCCGAAGCTGGAGGCAGTGAGGGAGAACAACGTGGAACTGGTGCAGGACATCCTGAAAGATCTCACACCGCTCACCCAACAAAGCCAGGCAGCACACGAACTTGCCCGCATACTCAGTGAGCCACACTTTCAg TCCCTGCTGGAAACGCACGACTCTGTAGCCTCCAAAAGCTACGAGACTCCACCACCCAGCCCCTGTGTCTTCATGGACCCTGCCTTCAACAACCAGCCCGTCCCTCCCGATGCTGTCAGGATGGTCGGCATACGCAAAGTCTCCGGAGAACATCTG GGCGTGACGTTCCGCGTGGAGGGCGGAGAGCTGGTGATCGCACGCATCCTGCATGGCGGTATGATCGATCAGCAGGGCCTCCTGCACGTCGGTGACATCATCAAAGAGGTCAACGGGAAGGAGGTGGGCAGCGACCCCAAAGTGCTGCAGGACATGCTAAAGGAGGCCAGCGGCAGTGTCGTGCTTAAGATCCTGCCCAGTTACCAGGAACCGCACACACCCCGCCAG GCGTTCGTGAAATGCCACTTCGATTACGACCCCGCTCACGATAATCTGATCCCCTGCAAGGAGGCTGGACTTCGGTTCCACAGCGGCGAAATCCTGCAGATCTTCAACCAGGATGACCCGAACTGGTGGCAG GCGTGTCACCTGGAGGGCGGCAGCGCGGGTCTCATCCCCAGCCAGCTGCTtgaggagaagagaaaagcGTTCGTAAAGAGAGACCTGGAGCTAAACACGGCAG GACCTCTGTGTGCAGGCATGGgtgggaagaagaagaagagaatgatGTACCTGACCACCAAGAATGCAG aGTTTGACCGACACGAGCTGCTGATCTACGAGGAAGTGGCGAAAGTGCCGCCGTTCCGGAGAAAGACCCTGGTGCTGATCGGCGCCCAGGGAGTCGGACGGCGGAACCTGAAAAACAAGCTGCTGATGTCACAACCTCATCGCTACGGCACAACGACACCCT ACACGTCCCGTAAGCCCAAAGTGGACGAGAAGGAGGGACAGATGTACCTGTTCATGTCGCGCAGCGAGATGGAGGCGGACATCAAGAGCGGCCGCTTCCTGGAGCACGGCGAGTACGACAGTAACCTGTACGGCACCAAGATCAACTCCATCCACGAGGTTATCGAGTCCGGAAAGGTCTGCATCCTGGACGTCAACCCGCAG GCTCTCAAAGTGCTGCGGACAGCGGAGTTCCTGCCCTACGTCGTGTTCATCGAAGCCCCTGACTTCGAAGTGCTCAAGGACATGAACAGATCTGCGATCGAGGCCAGAGTCGTCACCAAACAGCTCACT gaCTGCGAGCTGAAGAGGACGGTGGAGGAGAGCGAGAGGATCCAGAGAGCTTACGGTCACTACTTCGACCTCACCATCGTCAACGATAACCTGGATGCCGCGTATCGCAGCCTGAAGGCGGCGCTAGAGAGACTGAGCGCCGAGCACCAGTGGGTTCCTGTGAGCTGGGTTTTCTGA
- the mpp2b gene encoding MAGUK p55 subfamily member 2b isoform X3, with translation MGGGERARGREGESDGGSMAGSLFNRLSLEEAGSLNSLRSPGGEAMHSVLDTLSDSTGSTMANDLDLIFLKGIMESPVAHEQFEEPKLEAVRENNVELVQDILKDLTPLTQQSQAAHELARILSEPHFQSLLETHDSVASKSYETPPPSPCVFMDPAFNNQPVPPDAVRMVGIRKVSGEHLGVTFRVEGGELVIARILHGGMIDQQGLLHVGDIIKEVNGKEVGSDPKVLQDMLKEASGSVVLKILPSYQEPHTPRQAFVKCHFDYDPAHDNLIPCKEAGLRFHSGEILQIFNQDDPNWWQACHLEGGSAGLIPSQLLEEKRKAFVKRDLELNTAGMGGKKKKRMMYLTTKNAEFDRHELLIYEEVAKVPPFRRKTLVLIGAQGVGRRNLKNKLLMSQPHRYGTTTPYTSRKPKVDEKEGQMYLFMSRSEMEADIKSGRFLEHGEYDSNLYGTKINSIHEVIESGKVCILDVNPQALKVLRTAEFLPYVVFIEAPDFEVLKDMNRSAIEARVVTKQLTDCELKRTVEESERIQRAYGHYFDLTIVNDNLDAAYRSLKAALERLSAEHQWVPVSWVF, from the exons ATGGGAGGAGGAGAGCGAGCGCGAGGCAGAGAAGGCGAGAGCGACGGAGGAAGCATGGCTGGGAGTCTCTTTAACAGGCTGTCTCTGGAGGAGGCTGGCTCTCTTAACTCTCTCAGGAGCCCAGGAggtgagg CGATGCACAGCGTCCTGGACACACTGAGCGACAGCACCGGCTCCACCATGGCCAACGATCTGGACCTCATCTTCCTGAAGGGCATCATGGAGAGTCCTGTG GCCCACGAGCAGTTCGAGGAGCCGAAGCTGGAGGCAGTGAGGGAGAACAACGTGGAACTGGTGCAGGACATCCTGAAAGATCTCACACCGCTCACCCAACAAAGCCAGGCAGCACACGAACTTGCCCGCATACTCAGTGAGCCACACTTTCAg TCCCTGCTGGAAACGCACGACTCTGTAGCCTCCAAAAGCTACGAGACTCCACCACCCAGCCCCTGTGTCTTCATGGACCCTGCCTTCAACAACCAGCCCGTCCCTCCCGATGCTGTCAGGATGGTCGGCATACGCAAAGTCTCCGGAGAACATCTG GGCGTGACGTTCCGCGTGGAGGGCGGAGAGCTGGTGATCGCACGCATCCTGCATGGCGGTATGATCGATCAGCAGGGCCTCCTGCACGTCGGTGACATCATCAAAGAGGTCAACGGGAAGGAGGTGGGCAGCGACCCCAAAGTGCTGCAGGACATGCTAAAGGAGGCCAGCGGCAGTGTCGTGCTTAAGATCCTGCCCAGTTACCAGGAACCGCACACACCCCGCCAG GCGTTCGTGAAATGCCACTTCGATTACGACCCCGCTCACGATAATCTGATCCCCTGCAAGGAGGCTGGACTTCGGTTCCACAGCGGCGAAATCCTGCAGATCTTCAACCAGGATGACCCGAACTGGTGGCAG GCGTGTCACCTGGAGGGCGGCAGCGCGGGTCTCATCCCCAGCCAGCTGCTtgaggagaagagaaaagcGTTCGTAAAGAGAGACCTGGAGCTAAACACGGCAG GCATGGgtgggaagaagaagaagagaatgatGTACCTGACCACCAAGAATGCAG aGTTTGACCGACACGAGCTGCTGATCTACGAGGAAGTGGCGAAAGTGCCGCCGTTCCGGAGAAAGACCCTGGTGCTGATCGGCGCCCAGGGAGTCGGACGGCGGAACCTGAAAAACAAGCTGCTGATGTCACAACCTCATCGCTACGGCACAACGACACCCT ACACGTCCCGTAAGCCCAAAGTGGACGAGAAGGAGGGACAGATGTACCTGTTCATGTCGCGCAGCGAGATGGAGGCGGACATCAAGAGCGGCCGCTTCCTGGAGCACGGCGAGTACGACAGTAACCTGTACGGCACCAAGATCAACTCCATCCACGAGGTTATCGAGTCCGGAAAGGTCTGCATCCTGGACGTCAACCCGCAG GCTCTCAAAGTGCTGCGGACAGCGGAGTTCCTGCCCTACGTCGTGTTCATCGAAGCCCCTGACTTCGAAGTGCTCAAGGACATGAACAGATCTGCGATCGAGGCCAGAGTCGTCACCAAACAGCTCACT gaCTGCGAGCTGAAGAGGACGGTGGAGGAGAGCGAGAGGATCCAGAGAGCTTACGGTCACTACTTCGACCTCACCATCGTCAACGATAACCTGGATGCCGCGTATCGCAGCCTGAAGGCGGCGCTAGAGAGACTGAGCGCCGAGCACCAGTGGGTTCCTGTGAGCTGGGTTTTCTGA
- the mpp2b gene encoding MAGUK p55 subfamily member 2b isoform X5, translating into MHSVLDTLSDSTGSTMANDLDLIFLKGIMESPVAHEQFEEPKLEAVRENNVELVQDILKDLTPLTQQSQAAHELARILSEPHFQSLLETHDSVASKSYETPPPSPCVFMDPAFNNQPVPPDAVRMVGIRKVSGEHLGVTFRVEGGELVIARILHGGMIDQQGLLHVGDIIKEVNGKEVGSDPKVLQDMLKEASGSVVLKILPSYQEPHTPRQAFVKCHFDYDPAHDNLIPCKEAGLRFHSGEILQIFNQDDPNWWQACHLEGGSAGLIPSQLLEEKRKAFVKRDLELNTAGPLCAGMGGKKKKRMMYLTTKNAEFDRHELLIYEEVAKVPPFRRKTLVLIGAQGVGRRNLKNKLLMSQPHRYGTTTPYTSRKPKVDEKEGQMYLFMSRSEMEADIKSGRFLEHGEYDSNLYGTKINSIHEVIESGKVCILDVNPQALKVLRTAEFLPYVVFIEAPDFEVLKDMNRSAIEARVVTKQLTDCELKRTVEESERIQRAYGHYFDLTIVNDNLDAAYRSLKAALERLSAEHQWVPVSWVF; encoded by the exons ATGCACAGCGTCCTGGACACACTGAGCGACAGCACCGGCTCCACCATGGCCAACGATCTGGACCTCATCTTCCTGAAGGGCATCATGGAGAGTCCTGTG GCCCACGAGCAGTTCGAGGAGCCGAAGCTGGAGGCAGTGAGGGAGAACAACGTGGAACTGGTGCAGGACATCCTGAAAGATCTCACACCGCTCACCCAACAAAGCCAGGCAGCACACGAACTTGCCCGCATACTCAGTGAGCCACACTTTCAg TCCCTGCTGGAAACGCACGACTCTGTAGCCTCCAAAAGCTACGAGACTCCACCACCCAGCCCCTGTGTCTTCATGGACCCTGCCTTCAACAACCAGCCCGTCCCTCCCGATGCTGTCAGGATGGTCGGCATACGCAAAGTCTCCGGAGAACATCTG GGCGTGACGTTCCGCGTGGAGGGCGGAGAGCTGGTGATCGCACGCATCCTGCATGGCGGTATGATCGATCAGCAGGGCCTCCTGCACGTCGGTGACATCATCAAAGAGGTCAACGGGAAGGAGGTGGGCAGCGACCCCAAAGTGCTGCAGGACATGCTAAAGGAGGCCAGCGGCAGTGTCGTGCTTAAGATCCTGCCCAGTTACCAGGAACCGCACACACCCCGCCAG GCGTTCGTGAAATGCCACTTCGATTACGACCCCGCTCACGATAATCTGATCCCCTGCAAGGAGGCTGGACTTCGGTTCCACAGCGGCGAAATCCTGCAGATCTTCAACCAGGATGACCCGAACTGGTGGCAG GCGTGTCACCTGGAGGGCGGCAGCGCGGGTCTCATCCCCAGCCAGCTGCTtgaggagaagagaaaagcGTTCGTAAAGAGAGACCTGGAGCTAAACACGGCAG GACCTCTGTGTGCAGGCATGGgtgggaagaagaagaagagaatgatGTACCTGACCACCAAGAATGCAG aGTTTGACCGACACGAGCTGCTGATCTACGAGGAAGTGGCGAAAGTGCCGCCGTTCCGGAGAAAGACCCTGGTGCTGATCGGCGCCCAGGGAGTCGGACGGCGGAACCTGAAAAACAAGCTGCTGATGTCACAACCTCATCGCTACGGCACAACGACACCCT ACACGTCCCGTAAGCCCAAAGTGGACGAGAAGGAGGGACAGATGTACCTGTTCATGTCGCGCAGCGAGATGGAGGCGGACATCAAGAGCGGCCGCTTCCTGGAGCACGGCGAGTACGACAGTAACCTGTACGGCACCAAGATCAACTCCATCCACGAGGTTATCGAGTCCGGAAAGGTCTGCATCCTGGACGTCAACCCGCAG GCTCTCAAAGTGCTGCGGACAGCGGAGTTCCTGCCCTACGTCGTGTTCATCGAAGCCCCTGACTTCGAAGTGCTCAAGGACATGAACAGATCTGCGATCGAGGCCAGAGTCGTCACCAAACAGCTCACT gaCTGCGAGCTGAAGAGGACGGTGGAGGAGAGCGAGAGGATCCAGAGAGCTTACGGTCACTACTTCGACCTCACCATCGTCAACGATAACCTGGATGCCGCGTATCGCAGCCTGAAGGCGGCGCTAGAGAGACTGAGCGCCGAGCACCAGTGGGTTCCTGTGAGCTGGGTTTTCTGA